One part of the Halodesulfovibrio sp. MK-HDV genome encodes these proteins:
- a CDS encoding DNA repair exonuclease, protein MKPTFSFIHAADLHLDAAFKGVAHVSPQVASVLRSATFEALERLTQLACNERPFFVVLAGDIYNQEDQSLKARFALLDACKRMRDAGVRVFIVHGNHDPLLETEKSFSFPDNVHIFGTEAVEQVRVENEHGELVTVVHGMSHGKHNERRKLARLYARTEDNVFQVAVLHCTVDSVAASEQYAPASVADFAKSGIEYWALGHIHEQQIVSREPFVAYSGNIQGLHINEQGERGCLLIDVADGQVSSRHHTLGRIQWKIESVDISTVEQLDALEEVVESRLDEISQQLSEGCKGVIVRLVLEGRSVLDGELRKNGAVKELAERIREGQMENSPFVWLKDIELACKPDVDIEAMRSRPDLLGEALTVADQLTSEDGVAELRDSVSELFGSPTSKRHLTILSDEELIQLATEAQYVCLDLLEAE, encoded by the coding sequence ATGAAACCGACATTTTCTTTTATCCACGCAGCAGATTTGCATCTGGATGCAGCCTTTAAGGGCGTTGCTCACGTTTCACCACAGGTGGCGAGTGTTCTGCGCTCTGCTACTTTTGAGGCGTTGGAGCGTTTGACGCAGCTTGCGTGCAATGAACGTCCATTCTTTGTTGTACTTGCTGGTGATATTTATAATCAGGAAGACCAGAGTTTGAAGGCACGTTTTGCGTTGCTTGATGCGTGTAAACGTATGCGCGATGCAGGGGTTCGAGTTTTTATTGTTCACGGCAACCATGACCCGCTGCTTGAAACAGAAAAATCTTTCAGCTTTCCGGATAATGTTCATATCTTCGGCACAGAAGCTGTCGAGCAAGTGCGTGTTGAAAATGAACACGGGGAGCTTGTTACGGTCGTGCATGGCATGAGCCATGGAAAACATAACGAACGTAGAAAACTTGCAAGGCTGTATGCGCGTACCGAGGACAATGTTTTTCAGGTAGCAGTGCTGCATTGCACTGTGGATTCTGTCGCAGCTTCTGAACAATATGCTCCGGCGAGTGTGGCAGACTTTGCAAAGTCAGGCATTGAATACTGGGCGCTTGGACATATCCACGAACAACAGATTGTGAGTCGGGAACCGTTTGTTGCCTATTCTGGAAATATTCAGGGGCTGCATATTAATGAGCAAGGTGAGCGTGGCTGTCTGCTAATTGATGTTGCGGATGGTCAAGTTTCTAGCCGACACCATACTCTTGGCAGAATCCAGTGGAAAATTGAATCGGTGGATATTTCTACTGTTGAACAACTTGATGCACTTGAAGAAGTTGTTGAATCTCGTCTTGATGAAATTTCTCAACAATTGTCTGAAGGGTGTAAAGGCGTGATTGTACGCCTGGTACTGGAAGGTCGTAGCGTCCTTGATGGGGAATTACGAAAGAATGGCGCAGTGAAAGAACTTGCAGAGCGCATTCGTGAAGGGCAAATGGAAAATAGCCCGTTTGTCTGGCTGAAAGATATTGAACTGGCGTGTAAGCCGGATGTGGATATTGAAGCTATGCGCAGCCGGCCAGATTTACTTGGTGAGGCGCTGACTGTTGCAGACCAGCTGACGAGTGAAGATGGTGTGGCAGAACTTCGTGATTCAGTAAGTGAATTGTTTGGTTCTCCCACGAGCAAACGCCATTTAACCATTCTTTCTGATGAAGAGCTGATCCAGCTTGCCACAGAAGCACAATATGTATGCCTTGATTTGTTGGAGGCAGAATAA
- a CDS encoding RNA pseudouridine synthase, with protein MGQVEFVTVTPEEAGQKLLQFLQRRVDKNVPKSAMMRWIRTGQVRVNKGRTKPFIRLELDDMVRIPPYTIDESGLSSEQRKEEQGSAKENIELTIVGEADGLLVLHKPAGLPVQPGTGHTDAVTTRLKLKYADAPFCPTPAHRLDKNTSGLLLVATSYTRLQELHELLRNEHALGKHYLAWVEGRWEHSEAVQLHDQLSKQTQEDGKERIETGEGKDSLCTVTPLLVTDKKSLLQISLQTGRTHQIRVQLSSRNHPIIGDVKYNGSPNPQGMFLHAWRIVLPTEKFICLPTWEHPFDVGNELIDKI; from the coding sequence ATGGGACAGGTTGAATTTGTTACGGTAACGCCGGAGGAAGCCGGTCAGAAGTTGTTGCAGTTTTTGCAACGCAGAGTTGATAAAAATGTTCCTAAAAGCGCAATGATGCGCTGGATCAGAACCGGACAGGTGCGTGTAAATAAAGGGCGTACGAAGCCTTTTATTCGGTTGGAGCTGGACGATATGGTGCGGATTCCGCCTTATACTATTGATGAGTCAGGGCTCTCTTCTGAACAGAGAAAAGAGGAACAAGGTTCCGCAAAAGAAAATATTGAGCTGACGATTGTCGGTGAAGCTGATGGGTTGCTTGTTTTGCACAAGCCTGCTGGCTTACCGGTTCAACCGGGAACAGGTCATACTGACGCTGTTACGACACGCTTGAAATTAAAATATGCAGATGCACCTTTTTGCCCGACGCCTGCTCATCGATTAGATAAAAACACATCCGGCCTGTTGCTGGTTGCGACTAGCTATACCCGTTTGCAGGAATTGCATGAACTTTTACGCAACGAACATGCGCTGGGTAAGCATTACCTTGCATGGGTTGAAGGTAGATGGGAACATTCCGAAGCTGTGCAACTTCATGATCAACTGAGCAAACAGACGCAGGAAGATGGCAAAGAACGTATCGAGACCGGTGAGGGCAAAGATTCACTTTGTACTGTTACTCCGCTGCTCGTAACGGATAAAAAATCTTTGCTGCAGATATCATTACAAACAGGACGAACGCATCAGATCCGCGTGCAGCTTTCTAGTAGAAATCACCCTATTATCGGGGATGTAAAATATAACGGCTCCCCGAATCCGCAGGGAATGTTTCTTCATGCATGGCGAATTGTTTTGCCTACAGAAAAATTTATCTGTTTGCCAACATGGGAACATCCCTTCGATGTAGGGAACGAACTTATCGATAAAATTTAA
- a CDS encoding AAA family ATPase, which translates to MRITDLHINGFGVFSEQDLSGFSSGVNVFLGNNEAGKSTCLSFLRYMLFGLPRKGKNISHHEPLRGGNHAGVLGLDTQKFGALRLERSFKPKRVGITGADGSQMDESALQALLGNVSRDLYTNVYGFSLTELQSKDALTGDAVRNALYGTVHGGGASYTDVMKHLSAKREALFKKGGKVLPLNKNLKELEQLRKDMNASDDSVSAYLAVSQKISELEEELAERTVLLRELGIEAGTVNVDIRLWSILTEYKEKKAALEAVQPLIEFPSEGLSRFDSRNESVQEKREQLSKLKSSIEATKRDIEAQQAQVNTELVEQQDVVRALSDEKAVVAGKKSELEQLELEQKTLERDLTETFGQLGSDWNAERVVAFDLSDNTRREVAQLEEQIDSAKQAANLAQNEASRLAGVLDDARRNIEQRTYEFEQNADVMRFSALKDEQNSAPVDLQKNKEMLRTVRTRLPMVLATETGSNNSALMMATSVGVVGAGIAALPKFVPAPPYTLYCGLSVIVLAIAGFVLVTVQRKKKQAAKQQDILAVMNEAPLLFPQPTATEECLLQAEDLFEDMQRGLMACDALQEKLTLAQKQHDEALEQFEKGSRIDQEADEVLTTVNVKVEQWLLQRDLSSTLRVQHIPETLQLIKDAKSNISHLSDLKARKASVHGVLEAFSKQQDALCAAAGIEPEYAFDRTIKRSATQDKLLRILTESQAAQTAGKSLSEALHKDVESAKILRDSLVKFEEEIHALFTAASATDEESFRTKHALYVQQQEIVSAFNALKASLTAASEDGDIEQLTARIGQQSEQELAVKASELSATILEKEQEQEELRQKLIQSKVEQEKLTSTEEQARQRIQSEELKEEANGLAKEWARFRIAEHLLSRARERFEREQQPEVVKQAGTFFKTITKGAYSGVFKPLGEENIFALAEDGTRREPEELSRGTVEQLYLSLRLGHILSHSGQNEPLPVIMDDIMVNFDPTRAASTAETIAELAAHNQVFLFTCHPQTVDLMQKHSENVGVYTVTNGLLNMMNG; encoded by the coding sequence ATGCGGATTACTGACCTTCATATAAACGGCTTTGGTGTTTTTTCTGAACAGGATCTTTCTGGATTTTCTTCCGGTGTGAACGTTTTTCTTGGAAATAACGAAGCGGGGAAATCCACCTGTTTGTCTTTTTTACGGTACATGCTTTTCGGGCTCCCGCGAAAAGGAAAAAATATTTCGCACCATGAGCCGCTTCGCGGTGGTAATCATGCCGGTGTACTGGGGCTTGATACACAAAAGTTTGGTGCACTCCGCCTTGAACGCTCCTTTAAGCCAAAGCGTGTTGGCATCACTGGTGCTGATGGTAGCCAGATGGATGAGTCTGCCTTGCAGGCATTACTCGGCAATGTTTCGCGTGACTTGTACACAAACGTGTATGGTTTTTCTCTTACAGAACTACAGAGCAAAGATGCGTTAACAGGTGATGCTGTGCGTAATGCTTTGTACGGAACTGTTCATGGTGGTGGCGCTTCGTACACAGATGTTATGAAGCATCTTTCAGCAAAACGAGAGGCATTATTTAAAAAAGGTGGCAAAGTTCTGCCATTGAATAAAAATCTCAAAGAGCTTGAACAGCTTCGCAAAGACATGAATGCCAGTGATGACAGCGTATCAGCGTACTTGGCAGTTTCACAAAAAATTTCTGAACTTGAAGAAGAGCTTGCAGAGCGAACCGTTCTCTTGCGCGAGTTAGGCATTGAAGCCGGAACCGTAAATGTGGATATTCGTCTGTGGAGTATTTTAACCGAATACAAAGAAAAGAAGGCAGCGCTTGAGGCTGTTCAACCGCTTATTGAATTTCCGTCTGAAGGATTATCTCGGTTCGATAGTCGTAATGAAAGTGTGCAAGAAAAGCGGGAGCAATTATCCAAGCTCAAAAGCAGTATTGAAGCGACAAAGCGAGATATTGAAGCACAGCAGGCACAGGTTAATACTGAGCTTGTGGAGCAGCAGGACGTTGTACGTGCATTAAGCGACGAAAAAGCTGTGGTGGCGGGAAAAAAGAGTGAATTGGAACAGCTTGAGCTGGAACAAAAAACTCTCGAACGCGATCTTACAGAAACTTTTGGGCAGCTTGGCAGTGACTGGAATGCTGAACGAGTGGTTGCATTTGATTTGTCAGACAACACACGACGGGAAGTCGCGCAGTTAGAAGAGCAAATAGATTCAGCAAAGCAGGCAGCAAATCTTGCTCAGAACGAAGCATCACGTCTTGCCGGAGTTCTTGACGATGCGCGGCGCAATATTGAGCAGCGCACATATGAATTTGAACAGAATGCCGATGTTATGCGTTTTTCCGCTCTAAAAGATGAGCAAAATTCCGCACCAGTTGATCTACAAAAAAATAAAGAAATGTTACGGACTGTTCGCACCAGATTACCAATGGTTCTTGCTACGGAAACTGGTTCAAACAACTCAGCACTTATGATGGCGACATCCGTAGGTGTTGTAGGTGCGGGTATAGCCGCTCTTCCAAAATTTGTTCCAGCTCCGCCATACACTTTGTATTGTGGGCTTTCAGTTATTGTGTTGGCAATAGCGGGCTTTGTGCTGGTAACTGTGCAGCGGAAAAAGAAACAAGCAGCCAAACAGCAAGATATTTTAGCTGTTATGAATGAAGCTCCATTACTATTTCCACAACCGACTGCAACCGAAGAATGTCTGCTTCAGGCAGAAGATTTATTTGAAGATATGCAGCGTGGCTTAATGGCATGTGATGCGTTGCAGGAAAAGCTGACTCTTGCTCAAAAGCAGCATGATGAAGCGTTGGAACAGTTCGAAAAAGGAAGCCGCATTGATCAAGAGGCTGACGAGGTTCTAACAACAGTCAATGTAAAGGTGGAACAATGGCTTTTACAGCGTGACTTATCGTCAACGTTACGAGTTCAACACATTCCCGAAACCTTACAGCTTATTAAAGACGCCAAATCTAATATTAGTCACCTTTCCGACCTAAAGGCTCGCAAAGCCTCTGTACATGGTGTTCTTGAAGCTTTTTCAAAGCAGCAAGACGCTCTTTGTGCGGCAGCCGGAATTGAGCCGGAATATGCTTTTGATCGCACCATTAAGCGCAGTGCGACGCAAGATAAGTTACTTCGTATTTTAACAGAGTCTCAAGCTGCCCAAACCGCCGGTAAAAGTCTCTCTGAAGCATTGCACAAAGATGTTGAATCCGCAAAAATTCTTCGCGATTCTTTAGTGAAGTTTGAAGAAGAGATTCATGCATTATTTACAGCCGCAAGTGCCACAGACGAAGAATCTTTCAGAACAAAACATGCGCTCTACGTACAACAGCAAGAAATAGTATCTGCATTTAACGCTCTGAAGGCTTCTCTCACAGCTGCCAGTGAAGATGGTGATATCGAACAGCTCACAGCTCGAATAGGTCAGCAGAGCGAACAGGAGCTTGCAGTAAAAGCATCCGAGTTATCCGCAACCATCCTAGAAAAAGAGCAAGAGCAAGAAGAACTGCGGCAGAAGCTTATTCAGTCTAAAGTTGAGCAGGAAAAACTGACTTCAACTGAAGAACAAGCGCGTCAAAGAATTCAAAGTGAAGAGCTTAAAGAAGAAGCAAACGGGTTAGCAAAAGAATGGGCACGATTCCGTATTGCCGAACATCTTTTATCCCGTGCCCGTGAGCGGTTTGAACGTGAACAACAGCCAGAAGTGGTTAAACAGGCCGGAACTTTCTTCAAGACAATTACAAAAGGTGCATACAGTGGTGTATTCAAGCCGCTTGGTGAAGAAAACATTTTTGCACTGGCAGAAGATGGAACACGTCGTGAGCCGGAAGAATTAAGTCGCGGAACCGTGGAGCAGCTTTATTTATCGTTGCGACTTGGGCATATTTTAAGTCATTCAGGGCAAAATGAGCCATTACCCGTCATCATGGATGACATCATGGTAAATTTTGATCCAACAAGAGCCGCAAGCACAGCAGAAACAATTGCTGAATTAGCAGCGCACAATCAGGTATTCCTCTTTACCTGTCATCCGCAAACCGTTGACCTAATGCAAAAGCATTCCGAAAATGTTGGC